The following coding sequences lie in one Streptomyces xiamenensis genomic window:
- a CDS encoding 3-hydroxyacyl-CoA dehydrogenase family protein gives MARNLAVVGAGLMGSGIAQVAAQGGWTVTLVDTTEQALARGRGGIEASLEKFAAKGRISAEDAGATLGRISTGTELDAAADADLVVEAVFEQADIKRDIFATLDGLVKDTTVLASNTSAIPITKLAAATSRPERVVGTHFFSPVPMMALCELVRGRHTSDETLATAREFAESAGKTCIVVNRDVAGFVTTRLISALIVEAAKLHESGVATAEDIDIACKLGFGHAMGPLATADLTGVDVLTHASENIYTESRDEKFAPPESMRRMVDAGDLGRKTGRGFHSY, from the coding sequence GTGGCCAGGAACCTCGCCGTCGTCGGAGCCGGACTCATGGGCTCGGGCATCGCACAGGTCGCCGCCCAGGGCGGCTGGACCGTGACGCTGGTGGACACCACCGAGCAGGCACTGGCCAGGGGACGCGGCGGCATCGAGGCGTCGCTGGAGAAGTTCGCGGCCAAGGGGAGGATCAGCGCCGAGGACGCCGGGGCCACGCTCGGGCGCATCAGCACCGGCACCGAACTCGACGCCGCCGCCGACGCCGATCTCGTCGTCGAGGCCGTCTTCGAGCAGGCCGACATCAAGCGCGACATCTTCGCCACCCTGGACGGCCTGGTGAAGGACACCACCGTGCTGGCCTCCAACACCTCGGCCATTCCCATCACCAAGCTGGCCGCCGCCACCTCCCGCCCCGAACGCGTCGTGGGCACCCACTTCTTCTCCCCGGTGCCGATGATGGCGCTGTGCGAGCTGGTGCGCGGCCGGCACACCAGCGACGAGACCCTGGCCACCGCCCGGGAGTTCGCGGAGTCCGCCGGCAAGACCTGCATCGTCGTCAACCGTGACGTGGCGGGCTTCGTCACCACCCGCCTCATCTCCGCGCTCATCGTGGAGGCCGCCAAGCTGCACGAGTCGGGCGTGGCCACCGCCGAGGACATCGACATCGCCTGCAAGCTGGGCTTCGGCCACGCCATGGGCCCGCTGGCCACCGCCGATCTGACGGGTGTCGATGTCCTCACCCACGCCAGCGAGAACATCTACACCGAGTCCCGCGACGAGAAGTTCGCCCCGCCGGAGTCGATGCGCCGCATGGTGGACGCCGGTGACCTGGGCCGCAAGACCGGGCGCGGTTTCCACAGCTACTGA
- a CDS encoding STAS domain-containing protein: MHIKGDHAELVVEGRLDVRSAADARTALHDAVDSGQGDLVLDLKALHSWDATGLGVIMGVHRRAGRCGRRLVLRDVPPQMQRVLVATRLHRILTIAS, translated from the coding sequence ATGCACATCAAAGGCGACCACGCTGAGCTGGTCGTCGAAGGCCGCCTGGACGTCCGCAGCGCCGCGGACGCCCGTACGGCGTTGCACGACGCCGTCGACTCCGGGCAGGGGGATCTCGTGCTCGATCTGAAGGCCCTGCACTCCTGGGACGCGACCGGTCTCGGAGTCATCATGGGGGTGCACCGCAGGGCCGGCCGCTGCGGCCGCAGGCTGGTGCTGCGCGATGTGCCCCCGCAAATGCAGCGGGTCCTGGTGGCCACCCGGCTGCACCGCATCCTGACCATCGCGTCCTGA